From a region of the Thermus caldilimi genome:
- a CDS encoding plasmid mobilization protein produces MTSLSLHPSEAAFIRHEAARRGLTISEYLRQLVAQDRARTEEEMRRMSEVP; encoded by the coding sequence ATGACGAGCTTGAGCCTACACCCCTCCGAAGCCGCCTTCATCCGCCATGAGGCGGCCAGAAGGGGCTTGACCATCAGCGAGTACCTGAGGCAACTTGTGGCCCAAGACCGCGCCCGAACGGAAGAGGAAATGCGCCGCATGTCGGAGGTACCATGA
- a CDS encoding ribbon-helix-helix domain-containing protein, with product MGKRLKPRTPYISVYMDPEMQVLIKQEAAKRGIGLSELIRQAVSLYLARTQEWQSLLREPESSYEFSQLAETPPESWQEFYERSTWLLLGVAGLIQAWRRVLIKKNEAQTKGLYLTEEVPKHG from the coding sequence ATGGGCAAGCGGCTTAAACCGAGAACTCCCTACATAAGCGTCTACATGGACCCAGAGATGCAAGTCCTCATTAAGCAGGAGGCCGCAAAGAGGGGGATTGGATTGTCCGAACTAATCCGGCAGGCTGTCAGCCTTTACCTAGCGCGTACTCAGGAATGGCAGTCATTGCTAAGGGAACCCGAAAGCTCCTATGAGTTCAGTCAGCTTGCAGAGACCCCTCCCGAGTCTTGGCAAGAGTTCTATGAGCGGTCCACTTGGCTTCTGCTTGGTGTAGCGGGGTTAATACAAGCTTGGAGGCGGGTGCTCATAAAGAAAAACGAGGCCCAGACTAAAGGGCTTTACCTTACCGAAGAGGTGCCCAAGCATGGGTAA
- a CDS encoding helix-turn-helix domain-containing protein codes for MPPKMKLLTSQEVATLLKKSVLWVRREIRSGRLKAVKVGREWRVLEKDLALFLGLDTDISVPTNQPSKEENHA; via the coding sequence ATGCCACCCAAGATGAAGCTCTTAACTAGCCAAGAAGTAGCAACGTTGCTCAAGAAAAGTGTGCTGTGGGTCAGGCGAGAAATCCGCTCTGGGCGCTTAAAGGCGGTTAAGGTCGGACGAGAGTGGAGGGTATTAGAGAAGGACCTTGCTCTTTTTTTGGGCCTGGATACCGATATATCGGTACCGACAAATCAGCCCTCGAAGGAGGAGAACCATGCCTAA
- a CDS encoding S24 family peptidase, which yields MTQDAISQKTVSDLEVGRVHPLKLGAEKFLALLSALRWTPEEFAQATGLEVPLVYRPSGEPREDVVWLRVVASGTAGRPWPEAGVLPVPKEFVRPGSMLIRVEGDSMDTGDDDGLRDGDLVLVDQNLRDLRPGKVFALEILGDGITIKRAKKTKRGWVFVSDNPAGPVLEPDEVNVLGEVYRKISIREVK from the coding sequence ATAACGCAAGATGCCATCTCTCAAAAAACTGTGTCCGACTTGGAAGTTGGCAGAGTCCACCCGCTAAAACTTGGCGCAGAAAAGTTTTTGGCCCTTCTTAGCGCCCTTCGCTGGACCCCCGAAGAGTTCGCCCAGGCCACGGGCCTCGAGGTGCCCTTGGTCTACCGCCCCTCGGGGGAACCCCGGGAGGATGTGGTTTGGCTTCGCGTGGTAGCCTCGGGGACCGCGGGCCGCCCTTGGCCGGAGGCCGGGGTCCTGCCCGTGCCCAAGGAGTTTGTCCGCCCGGGCTCCATGCTCATCCGCGTGGAAGGGGACAGCATGGACACCGGGGACGATGATGGGCTCAGGGACGGGGACCTGGTCCTCGTGGACCAAAACCTCCGGGATCTCCGCCCCGGGAAGGTCTTCGCCCTAGAAATCCTGGGGGACGGCATCACCATCAAGCGGGCCAAGAAGACCAAGAGGGGCTGGGTCTTCGTCTCCGACAACCCCGCAGGCCCCGTCCTGGAACCCGACGAAGTGAATGTGCTGGGGGAGGTTTACCGCAAGATCAGCATCCGGGAGGTGAAGTAA